The following coding sequences lie in one Xiphias gladius isolate SHS-SW01 ecotype Sanya breed wild chromosome 24, ASM1685928v1, whole genome shotgun sequence genomic window:
- the LOC120786222 gene encoding oxysterol-binding protein-related protein 3-like, with translation MTSPSPTRSDSSGSSKHDCNQDSWEIVEGLRGFPASMQEPDRQEGFLLKRRKWPMKGWHKRYFLLEKGILKYAKHGPDLKKGKLHGCIDVGLSVMAIKKKAMCIDLDTENNIFHLKVKSPELFEEWVSKLRHHRVFRQNEIAMYPHERHLFHSHASPPPSLNDSLRKRATLTKQASGHQSKLSSWLHSSEDMDRCCKDLEECESYLLELNLLLKSMEVLHRTYSAPAITALQASTYDISKKEKRPRRWRSKNSGKETKATLQVPSCISSNSPRLHASNPNLSTTESNTQEVCPESPDSPTDVSRLQEDFCRLANNIHTTLKSAFSSLVAERDRLRHTIDMQAPQPVQVMGLKTAYASECPGGSHSLVHQESNESRASIPESISEFFDAQEYLLSSSSSENEVSDDDSYISDVSDSVSVDTCSNEGGSERHNSVSSVVTLALRRSMLPSPSPTGSVSLWNILRNNIGKDLSKVAMPVQLNEPLNTLQRLCEELEYSELLDTANQTQDPYQRMVYVATFAISAYTSTYHRAGSKPFNPVLGETYECDRPDKGFRFIAEQVSHHPPVSACHSDSRNFTFWQDVRWKNKFWGKSMEIVPMGTTHVTLPAFGDHYEWNKVTSCIHNILSGQRWIEHYGEMAIKNINSDACQCKVTFVKAKSWSSTVNEIEGVVTDSNGKVVHSIFGKWHESVFQGDPPSATCIWRANPMPVDQEQYYGFTQFAVELNELDSTPRPLLPPTDTRFRPDQRLLEEGNPEAAEEQKQRIEQLQRERRKVLQDNKMIHQPRFFKKSKDDTWVSNNTYWELRRDPGFSKMDFPVLW, from the exons ATGACGTCGCCGTCGCCCACTCGCAGTGACAGCAGCGGCTCCTCTAAACATGACTGCAACCAG GACAGCTGGGAAATTGTGGAGGGGCTCAGGGGGTTTCCTGCCAGCATGCAGGAGCCTGACAGGCAGGAGGGTTTCCTGCTCAAGCGGAGGAAGTGGCCCATGAAGGGATGGCATAAG AGATACTTTCTGTTGGAGAAAGGCATCTTGAAGTATGCAAAGCATGGACCTGAT CTGAAGAAGGGAAAGCTTCACGGCTGCATAGATGTTGGCCTCTCTGTCATGGCAATCAAGAAGAAAGCCATGTGCATTGACCTGGACACGGAGAATAACATCTTTCACCTAAAG GTCAAGTCTCCAGAGCTGTTTGAGGAGTGGGTGTCAAAGCTGCGTCATCACCGTGTGTTTCGGCAGAACGAGATTGCCATGTATCCCCATGAGAGGCACCTCTTCCACTCCCATGcctcaccccccccctccctcaaTGACTCTCTGAGAAAA AGGGCTACTCTTACCAAGCAGGCATCAGGCCACCAGTCTAAGCTCAGTTCTTGGCTCCATTCCTCAGAGGACATGGACAGGTGCTGCAAAG ACTTGGAGGAATGTGAATCGTACCTGCTTGAACTCAACCTGCTGCTGAAGAGCATGGAGGTCCTGCACCGCACATACTCAGCTCCAGCCATCACTGCACTACAA GCATCTACTTATGACATCTCCAAAAAGGAGAAGAGGCCAAGGAGGTGGCGATCCAAAAACAGTGGCAAGGAAACCAAAGCCACACTACAG GTCCCAAGCTGTATCTCCTCCAATTCCCCTCGTCTCCATGCTTCCAACCCCAACCTCTCTACCACTGAGTCCAACACCCAGGAAGTCTGTCCTGAATCCCCAGACTCACCAACAGATGTGTCCCGTTTACAGGAGGACTTTTGCAGGCTGGCCAACAACA TCCACACCACACTGAAATCAGCCTTTAGTTCCCTGGtagcagaaagagacagactgagGCACACCATCGACATGCAGGCCCCCCAGCCAGTGCAGGTCATGGGTTTAAAGACTGCCTATGCCTCA GAATGTCCAGGTGGCTCCCACTCTTTAGTCCACCAGGAATCCAATGAGAGCAGAGCATCTATCCCAGAGTCGATATCGGAGTTCTTCGATGCTCAGGAGTACCttctgtcctcttcctcctctgagaATGAG GTGTCCGACGATGACTCGTACATCAGCGATGTCAGTGACAGTGTCTCCGTGGATACCTGCAGCAACGAGGGAGGCAGTGAGAGACACAACTCTG TCAGCAGCGTGGTGACCCTGGCTCTACGGCGCTCCATGCTGCCGTCTCCCAGTCCCACCGGCAGCGTGAGCCTGTGGAACATCCTGAGGAACAACATTGGAAAGGACCTGTCCAAGGTGGCCATGCCAGTACAGCTCAATGAGCCACTCAACACCCTGCAGAGGCTGTGTGAGGAGCTGGAGTACAGCGAGCTGCTGGACACTGCCAACCAGACCCAAGACCCTTACCAACGCATG GTTTACGTTGCTACGTTCGCAATATCTGCCTATACATCCACCTACCATCGAGCAGGAAGCAAACCTTTTAACCCCGTCCTGGGAGAGACGTACGAGTGTGATAGACCTGATAAGGGCTTCAGGTTTATAGCTGAACAG GTGAGTCATCACCCACCTGTTTCAGCATGTCACTCGGATTCAAGGAACTTCACCTTCTGGCAAG ATGTCcgatggaaaaataaattctggGGCAAATCCATGGAAATTGTTCCCATGGGGACCACACATGTCACACTACCTGC CTTTGGGGACCACTATGAATGGAACAAAGTGACGTCCTGCATCCATAACATCCTGAGTGGCCAGCGCTGGATCGAACACTACGGAGAGATGGCcatcaaaaatatcaacagtgaCGCCTGCCAGTGTAAAGTCACATTTGTCAAG GCAAAATCATGGAGCTCTACAGTGAACGAGATAGAGGGTGTGGTTACAGATTCAAATGGAAAAGTTGTACACTCCATTTTTGGAAAGTGGCACGAGTCTGTGTTTCAAGGAGACCCACCTTCTGCAACGTGCATCTGGAGAGCAA accCCATGCCAGTGGACCAAGAGCAGTACTATGGCTTCACACAGTTTGCAGTGGAGTTAAATGAGCTGGACTCCACCCCGAGACCTCTGCTGCCCCCCACAGACACTCGCTTCAGGCCGGACCAGAG GCTGCTGGAGGAGGGGAACCCAGAAGCAGCCGaggaacagaaacagaggaTAGAGCAGCtccagagggagaggaggaaagtgcTGCAGGATAACAAGATGATACACCAGCCACGCTTCTTCAA GAAATCTAAGGATGACACATGGGTGAGCAACAACACATACTGGGAGCTGCGTAGAGACCCCGGCTTCAGCAAAATGGACTTCCCTGTGTTGTGGTGA